One part of the Tachysurus vachellii isolate PV-2020 chromosome 6, HZAU_Pvac_v1, whole genome shotgun sequence genome encodes these proteins:
- the phf10 gene encoding PHD finger protein 10: protein MATLLSPRQCDSNPATPGAQSLKDDTEENSSDGSQAPKRRRMGSGDSSRSCDTSSHELGPTYFPAENLTEYKWPPDDTGEYYMLQEQVSEYLGVTSFKRKYPDLERRDLSHKEKLYLREQNVITETQCTLGLTALRSDEVIDLMIKEYPTKHSEYSVILQERERQRITKEYSVSTLSAQQQNPQKVEASKVPEYIKKAAKKAAEFNSNFNRERMEERRAYFDLQTHIIQVPQGKYKVLPPERTKTGPYPVALIPGQFQEFYKRYSPNELRYLPLNTALYEPPLDPELPAPDSDGDSEDGEDGKLDDGKKNKGSSDSSTGNTSDGDSQDSGVQSKGKSKDATQRALQHKSVPGYKPKVIPNAICGICQKGKESNRKGKPEALIHCSQCQNSGHPSCLDMSAGLVVLIKTYPWQCMECKTCTVCEQPHHEEEMMFCDKCDRGFHTFCVGMESIPLGCWVCDCCHKDISTPKKKVTGKTPKKSK from the exons ATGGCAACTCTTCTGTCTCCGAGGCAGTGCGATAGTAATCCTGCTACACCTGGAGCACAGTCCTTAAAG GATGACACTGAAGAGAATTCGAGCGACGGCAGTCAGGCACCCAAGAGACGCAGAATGGGTTCAGGAGACAGCTCAAGGAGCTGCGACACCAGCAGCCATGAACTGGG GCCGACATATTTTCCTGCTGAGAATCTGACGGAGTACAAATGGCCCCCGGATGATACGGGAGAGTATTATATGTTGCAGGAACAAGTCAGcgaatatttaggagtcacctCATTTAAGCGAAAGTATCCAG ATCTGGAAAGGAGAGACCTATCTCACAAAGAAAAACTTTATCTTCGAGAGCAGAATGTCatcacagagacacagtgtACATTAG GCCTTACGGCTTTGCGCAGTGATGAGGTTATTGATCTGATGATTAAGGAGTATCCAACTAAACATTCAGAGTACTCGGTTATACTTCAAGAGCGAGAGCGGCAGAGGATCACCAAAGAGTACTCAGTAAGCACTCTGAGTGCG CAGCAACAAAATCCTCAAAAGGTTGAAGCTAGCAAAGTACCAGAGTACATCAAGAAAGCTGCTAAAAAAGCAGCAGAATTCAACAGTAACTTCAACCGAGAGCGCATGGAGGAAAGAAGAGCCTACTTTGACCTTCAAACACAC ATAATACAGGTTCCTCAAGGGAAATACAAAGTCCTCCCACCAGAAAGGACAAAGACTGGGCCCTACCCAGTTGCCCTCATCCCAGGACAGTTCCAGGAGTTTTACAAAAG GTATTCTCCAAATGAGCTGCGCTACTTGCCCTTAAACACAGCTTTGTATGAACCTCCACTGGATCCTGAACTGCCTGCCCCAGACAGTGACGGTGACTCTGAGGATGGTGAAGATGGAAAGCTGGATGATGGCAAGAAAAACAAGGGCTCCTCT GACAGTTCAACAGGAAATACGTCTGATGGAGACAGCCAAGACAGTGGGGTCCAGTCCAAAGGCAAAAGCAAAGACGCCACTCAACGCGCCCTCCAACACAAATCTGTTCCTGGGTACAAG CCTAAGGTCATACCCAATGCTATATGTGGCATATGCCAGAAGGGTAAGGAGTCCAACAGGAAGGGCAAACCAGAGGCACTCATCCACTGCTCTCAATGCCAGAACAGCG GTCACCCCTCCTGCTTGGACATGAGTGCAGGGCTGGTAGTGCTAATAAAGACCTACCCGTGGCAGTGTATGGAGTGTAAGACTTGCACAGTGTGTGAGCAGCCCCATCACGAAGAGGAAATGATGTTCTGTGATAAGTGTGACCGTGGTTTCCACACCTTTTGCGTGGGAATGGAGTCCATTCCCTTGG gaTGCTGGGTTTGTGATTGCTGCCACAAGGACATTTCAACACCCAAGAAAAAAGTCACTggcaaaacaccaaaaaaatctaaatag